The Scatophagus argus isolate fScaArg1 chromosome 20, fScaArg1.pri, whole genome shotgun sequence genome window below encodes:
- the sigmar1 gene encoding sigma non-opioid intracellular receptor 1 has translation MSVVRTSLKLLVFAAVTALVVLLLRHWMATKQYVFNKEDIAKLAKQYAGQDHEQAFSKVVVELRKRYPGHILPDEDLQWVFVNAGGWMGSMCLLHASLTEYLLLFGTAVDTGGHSGRYWAEISDTIISGTFRQWKEGTTKSEIYYPGDTIVHSVGEATSVQWSAGTWMVEYGQGFIPSTLGFALADTLFSTQDFLTMFYTIRVYVKGLLLEAGTLLTEAGVF, from the exons aTGTCTGTTGTCAGAACGAGTTTAAAATTGTTAGTGTTCGCCGCAGTCACCGCTCTGGtcgtgctgctgctgcggcaTTGGATGGCTACCAAGCAGTACGTTTTCAACAAAGAAGACATCGCCAAATTGGCCAAACAGTACGCAG GACAGGATCATGAGCAGGCCTTCTCCAAAGTGGTGGTGGAGCTTAGGAAGAG GTATCCCGGCCACATCCTGCCGGACGAGGACCTGCAGTGGGTGTTTGTGAATGCCGGAGGTTGGATGGGCTCTATGTGCCTCCTCCATGCCTCGCTCACAGagtatttgctgctttttgggACTGCAGTGGACACAGGGGGACATTCAG GTCGTTACTGGGCTGAGATTTCTGACACCATCATATCTGGCACCTTCAGACAGTGGAAGGAGGGAACAACCAAGAGTGAAATATACTACCCTG GTGACACCATTGTGCATAGTGTTGGCGAGGCGACGTCGGTCCAGTGGAGCGCCGGAACGTGGATGGTGGAGTATGGCCAAGGCTTCATCCCCTCCACGCTGGGATTTGCCCTTGCAGACACTCTGTTCAGCACCCAGGACTTCCTCACAATGTTCTACACCATCCGTGTCTACGTAAAAGGTCTGCTGCTCGAGGCTGGTACACTGCTTACAGAGGCTGGGGTTTTCTGA